A genomic segment from Tuwongella immobilis encodes:
- a CDS encoding DnaA/Hda family protein produces the protein MRPPASSPSADDTLARFVRLPENRSAWLAIQREVRRMVRGRRSSRLLCLHGGPGTGKTHLASGMLERVMQQLPGVSVRQLSAADYERLSAEGRPGSTIGTSQASFRMEESAGDSSGTVAGESPDLLDAQIELESLRDCDLLVVEDLQHLSDRASASLSNLFDHRQSRGRGVVLTCSPGPGLLTHLSRRLTSRMAGGLVVHLEPLSPRSRRRMVRQWIESRRLHVTPAVIHWIADHGQGGGARPLLGAVNQLEQLARLHPPPLDLPLVTGPALNLPLESGSDLERIAFRVAEQYRLPLALVRSRSRHQHAVLPRQVAMYLARQITNHSLVQIGGYFGGRDHATVLHACRKMEQRLETDVGFVAMIRSLQSELS, from the coding sequence ACACGCTGGCGCGTTTCGTCCGGCTGCCCGAAAATCGCAGTGCCTGGTTGGCCATCCAACGGGAAGTTCGACGCATGGTGCGCGGTCGGCGATCCAGCCGATTGCTCTGTCTGCATGGCGGCCCTGGTACCGGCAAAACGCATCTCGCCAGCGGCATGCTCGAACGAGTCATGCAGCAACTTCCCGGCGTGTCGGTTCGCCAACTTTCCGCCGCCGATTACGAACGACTTTCCGCCGAGGGTCGGCCCGGCTCCACCATCGGCACCTCGCAGGCATCCTTCCGCATGGAAGAATCCGCTGGCGATTCCTCTGGCACCGTCGCGGGCGAATCGCCGGATCTGCTCGATGCTCAAATCGAACTCGAATCCTTGCGAGACTGCGACCTGCTCGTCGTGGAAGATCTGCAACATTTAAGCGACCGTGCCAGTGCCTCGTTATCCAATCTGTTCGATCATCGCCAAAGTCGCGGGCGGGGAGTGGTGCTGACCTGCTCGCCAGGGCCAGGGTTGCTGACGCATCTGTCTCGACGGCTGACCAGTCGCATGGCGGGCGGGTTGGTGGTGCATCTGGAGCCGCTTTCGCCGCGCAGCCGTCGTCGCATGGTTCGCCAATGGATTGAATCACGCCGTCTGCATGTGACACCAGCGGTCATTCATTGGATTGCGGATCATGGGCAAGGTGGCGGAGCGCGGCCGCTCTTGGGGGCGGTGAATCAATTGGAACAGCTCGCCCGATTGCATCCCCCGCCATTGGATCTGCCGTTGGTCACTGGTCCGGCGTTGAATCTGCCATTGGAATCGGGCAGCGACTTGGAACGCATCGCCTTCCGAGTTGCCGAGCAGTATCGGTTGCCGTTGGCGCTGGTGCGCTCCCGAAGTCGGCATCAGCACGCCGTTCTCCCGCGGCAGGTGGCGATGTATTTGGCGCGGCAAATCACCAATCATTCGCTGGTTCAGATTGGCGGATATTTTGGCGGGCGAGATCATGCCACGGTCTTGCATGCGTGTCGTAAAATGGAGCAACGGCTCGAAACCGACGTTGGCTTTGTGGCGATGATCCGATCGTTACAATCAGAATTATCGTAA
- the dnaN gene encoding DNA polymerase III subunit beta, producing the protein MKLQCQRDGLLLACQLVGVAVAGRTPLAILSNIKAIADNDRLILMATDREIGIRYVLQGVQIDLGGEAIFPFNRLVSILREASSDNIQIEADANRMMVTVGSSEYEMATENPAEFPDIPTFETPQSHELTAGVLRQMIRQTVFAAAKESTKYAMTGVLWEVDEDKARLVATDSKRLALIEGPAVVHGTVEKSGHTHLVPTKAMSLLEKNLNDADERVQVCLRPNEVLFQTEKATIYSRLVEGRFPPYKDIIPKKMNAKIPLPAQEFLAAVKQAAIMTEEESKRVRFEFEPGKLKLFAQGNATGRSKVELPLEFDGPALEINFDPSLLVEMLRVLEPEQEQIALELVDSTRPAVFRCGPHYLYLVMPLS; encoded by the coding sequence ATGAAGCTCCAGTGTCAGCGAGATGGATTGTTGCTGGCTTGCCAGCTCGTGGGAGTGGCCGTTGCAGGACGCACCCCGTTGGCCATTCTGAGCAACATCAAAGCCATCGCCGATAATGATCGATTGATCCTCATGGCCACCGACCGCGAGATCGGGATCCGCTATGTGCTGCAAGGCGTGCAGATCGACCTGGGAGGAGAAGCCATCTTCCCGTTCAACCGATTGGTGTCGATTCTCCGCGAAGCCAGCTCGGACAATATTCAGATCGAAGCCGACGCCAATCGCATGATGGTCACCGTTGGCAGCAGCGAATACGAAATGGCGACGGAGAACCCCGCCGAGTTCCCGGACATTCCGACATTTGAAACGCCGCAATCGCATGAACTGACTGCGGGTGTGTTGCGTCAGATGATTCGGCAGACGGTTTTTGCCGCCGCCAAGGAATCGACCAAGTACGCCATGACCGGCGTGCTTTGGGAAGTAGACGAAGACAAGGCCCGACTGGTGGCCACGGATAGCAAGCGATTGGCACTCATCGAAGGGCCAGCCGTGGTGCATGGAACGGTGGAGAAATCCGGCCATACGCATCTGGTGCCCACCAAGGCCATGTCGCTGTTGGAAAAGAACCTCAACGATGCCGATGAGCGGGTGCAGGTTTGTCTGCGGCCCAACGAGGTGCTGTTCCAGACGGAAAAGGCTACGATTTATTCGCGGCTCGTCGAAGGACGGTTTCCGCCGTATAAAGACATCATCCCCAAGAAGATGAACGCCAAAATTCCGCTCCCGGCTCAAGAGTTTCTGGCCGCCGTCAAACAAGCGGCGATCATGACCGAAGAAGAGAGCAAGCGTGTTCGCTTCGAATTCGAGCCGGGCAAGCTGAAGCTGTTTGCCCAAGGCAACGCCACTGGCCGCTCGAAAGTCGAACTCCCGCTGGAATTCGATGGCCCGGCATTGGAAATCAACTTTGATCCATCGCTATTGGTCGAGATGCTCCGGGTGTTGGAACCCGAACAGGAGCAAATCGCCCTGGAGTTGGTGGACAGCACCCGCCCTGCGGTATTTCGCTGTGGCCCACACTATCTCTATTTGGTGATGCCGCTGTCATGA
- a CDS encoding DciA family protein — translation MNRRRSKSSPEPAPQLPVFPNPSARPAGGTGIPGGTSGGATGQPNRRPSLRIDPPASDSRSGPEKFGDILGKLFAARGWGRQQERNRLERAWAESVAEVAGADVPIHTRVLGLKRGLLEVEVDSPVRLQELAQFHKRRLLEQLRSRMGGTTISDLRFRVGVWKTKGA, via the coding sequence ATGAATCGACGTCGATCCAAAAGCTCGCCCGAACCCGCGCCGCAGTTGCCCGTGTTTCCGAATCCCTCGGCCCGACCAGCCGGGGGGACGGGGATTCCGGGTGGCACATCGGGCGGTGCTACGGGGCAACCCAATCGTCGGCCGAGCTTGCGGATCGATCCCCCGGCTTCCGACTCCAGATCCGGTCCCGAGAAATTCGGCGACATTCTGGGCAAACTATTCGCCGCTCGCGGTTGGGGGCGACAGCAGGAACGCAATCGCCTGGAACGCGCCTGGGCGGAATCGGTCGCCGAGGTCGCCGGCGCGGATGTCCCCATTCATACACGCGTGCTGGGGTTGAAACGCGGTTTGCTCGAGGTGGAAGTCGATAGCCCGGTGCGATTGCAAGAGCTGGCCCAATTCCACAAGCGGCGATTGTTGGAACAACTTCGCAGTCGAATGGGCGGAACCACGATTTCCGACTTGCGTTTCCGCGTGGGAGTTTGGAAAACGAAAGGAGCGTAA
- a CDS encoding M20 family metallopeptidase codes for MMPPLNQLLADLVSIPSVNPMGRPADGPLFFENRVTDYLEQFFRNLGVPYERQPVAPLRDNIVARFDSPGATRTLLWEVHQDTVPVDAMVIDPFAAEIRDGRLYGRGACDVKGSMAAMLTAFARLVREKPAGACNVILACTVDEEHTFLGVQELMRRGVQAEAAIVAEPTGLNIVDAHKGVTRWKLTTPGRACHSSRPDLGVNAIYRMGLVLEATARYAQQLSASRSEPRLGVPTISVGRIEGGVSVNTVPDVCTIEVDRRLLPGESGAAAHEDHLAFLRSQPGIDFELLSKPWMACPALSNELSAKITAQLGQAIDAVVGSHSVFAVPFGTDASTIAEYGIPAVVFGPGSIDQAHTNDEWIELSQVEKAVEILLEVVQGRSSVA; via the coding sequence ATGATGCCGCCGTTGAATCAACTTCTCGCCGATCTCGTCTCCATTCCCAGTGTTAACCCCATGGGCCGTCCTGCGGATGGTCCTCTTTTTTTTGAAAATCGCGTTACCGATTATCTGGAACAATTCTTCCGCAATCTTGGCGTGCCCTACGAACGCCAACCCGTGGCCCCCTTGCGCGACAATATCGTCGCCCGATTCGATTCTCCGGGGGCGACTCGCACCTTGCTTTGGGAAGTCCACCAAGACACGGTCCCCGTGGATGCGATGGTCATTGACCCCTTCGCCGCCGAAATTCGGGATGGGCGGCTGTACGGTCGTGGTGCCTGCGATGTCAAAGGTAGCATGGCGGCGATGCTGACGGCGTTCGCACGCTTGGTGCGGGAAAAACCTGCCGGGGCGTGCAACGTCATTCTGGCCTGCACCGTGGATGAGGAGCACACCTTTCTGGGGGTGCAAGAGCTGATGCGCCGCGGGGTGCAGGCCGAGGCCGCGATTGTCGCCGAACCCACGGGGTTGAACATCGTCGATGCGCACAAGGGCGTTACCCGTTGGAAACTGACCACGCCGGGACGAGCCTGCCACAGTAGCCGTCCGGATTTGGGTGTGAACGCCATCTATCGCATGGGGTTGGTGTTGGAAGCCACCGCACGCTATGCCCAGCAGCTTTCGGCATCTCGAAGCGAACCGCGTCTGGGTGTCCCGACCATCTCCGTGGGCCGAATCGAAGGCGGAGTCAGCGTCAATACGGTGCCGGATGTGTGCACCATTGAAGTGGATCGGCGATTGTTGCCGGGCGAAAGCGGAGCCGCCGCTCACGAAGACCACCTCGCCTTTCTGCGATCCCAGCCCGGAATCGACTTTGAATTGCTGTCGAAACCGTGGATGGCATGTCCGGCGTTATCCAACGAATTGTCTGCGAAAATCACTGCGCAACTCGGCCAAGCGATCGATGCCGTGGTGGGATCGCACTCGGTTTTTGCCGTTCCATTTGGGACCGATGCCTCGACGATTGCCGAGTATGGCATTCCCGCTGTGGTGTTCGGACCGGGTAGTATTGACCAGGCCCACACCAATGATGAGTGGATTGAGCTGTCGCAGGTGGAAAAAGCGGTGGAAATCTTGCTAGAAGTGGTGCAAGGACGCAGTTCTGTTGCATAA